In Camelina sativa cultivar DH55 chromosome 16, Cs, whole genome shotgun sequence, a single window of DNA contains:
- the LOC104750980 gene encoding uncharacterized protein LOC104750980 — MAGLGLRLKAAKWTLRSGAAAVSREMGKGVRRFSSEVENDVPTSGISRPLAEILKELNKKVPDSVIRTRVEDGYSMKYIPWHIVNRIMNMHAPEWSGEVRSITYSPDGKNVTVAYRVTLYGTDAEIFRESTGTTPVDDRGYGDAVQKAEAMAFRRACARFGLGLHLYHEDVL, encoded by the exons ATGGCGGGGTTAGGGTTACGGTTGAAGGCGGCGAAATGGACGTTGAGGAGCGGAGCAGCTGCTGTATCGAGGGAAATGGGAAAGGGTGTTCGTAGATTCTCTTCTGAAGTTGAAAACGATGTTCCAACTTCAGGAATCAGTAGACCACTCGCTGAGATTCTCAAGGAGCTTAACAAAAAGGTTCCAGATTCAGTCATCCGAACCAGAGTTGAAGATGGGTACTCCATGAAATACATCCCCTG GCACATTGTTAATAGGATCATGAATATGCATGCTCCAG AATGGTCAGGAGAAGTTCGAAGTATCACTTACTCTCCTGATGGGAAAAATGTTACTGTGGCTTATCGTGTGACTCTCTACGGCACTGATGCTGAG ATATTTAGGGAATCAACAGGTACCACTCCTGTAGATGACAGAGGCTATGGTGATGCTGTGCAAAAGGCTGAAGCAATGGCGTTTCGCCGTGCGTGTGCAAGATTTGGATTAGGGCTTCATCTTTATCACGAGGATGTTTTGTAA